A region from the Linepithema humile isolate Giens D197 chromosome 1, Lhum_UNIL_v1.0, whole genome shotgun sequence genome encodes:
- the LOC105669499 gene encoding putative uncharacterized protein DDB_G0292292, producing MAKRKASLRHSKRFSGNRSSSLYNSAVLDSNSTILGEESRFWWNDLEENTSLRYALIRNNGNETTQQLSQNSETKPDQNTLQWYKYLSSDSEHNASNSKENFNRVAVKTHRKVIASTTSESENEVDVTKAKRFNLKPARKTTEKNVFLDVLNTDTGTNSDSGSLNNKNSQIKLHESIEDSPNLSIRLKPNIFKKKRGNKVEDRNIFQDVLAKNSILDNSIRKKSFGLDKEFLQNSTSQNIDTNKDHINDQRKGSIKLSQALSLDNEIDSSDVSTLKNQNATFENNIMSDIDETEHGNDKSKRLGKRMKSYFSRRARRSTGRNTFEIALADDKDISALNASKKQLLNISKEKNKDNIEEGTSSSSLNNNEIRKSVKFSKSKIKYSRSHNKSLNENSQKEPFEQNNTNGEQTLSIFTERLSNLSSGKETRLTRNSSKTRFETPTPTKKRARKVTNDDLEHNINEEQNSDTLVKRLPNSSSGKETRLTRNTSRIRSETPTPTKKGARKVTNDDLEHNINEEQNSDTLVKRLPNSSSGKKTRLTRNTSRIRSETSTPTKKRAREITNDNSDYDMNKEQDSSTLDKELSKSSSGKEARLTHNSSRSRYKTPNFTSGAKLSTQSANKNVHIEDVDVDSVSTISEINVDDSLPITSSTRISSAQINEGVKAHKNAILFFNTADEEDVFATQMVQRKYSSPGNRTSNKTINQQTLSTVVNLNSIKENKETSHRQKSLNRSSQNDSTPIKALSKNISIRNKLNSPKKLKTINDFFKVKQSSTTVAEPSTSSNKNLAPSQAFIEKIEKIKMELETKKRMKSHEMAATDKKKCELKVRNANPVSIVVKQRAKDKVPAKSTKKVDKAFLVNGKVYKVPRLPRPKYWVTDHLYKFLWKRMEKKYKFATRIKSEKFVQELSKIVSFICNSKKYDSYKMELKALMKEMARLNIIKTRNDFYNFCWDFMPYEFRVKAVPMLLPGNKRTIPYDPEMLHTPLLSDDHYDD from the exons ATGGCTAAGAGAAAAGCTTCTTTGCGACATTCTAAACGGTTCTCCGGAAATAGATCTTCCTCTCTGTATAACTCTGCAGTTCTCGATTCGAATTCAACTATTTTAGGTGAAG AATCAAGATTTTGGTGGAATGATTTGGAAGAGAATACGTCTTTGCGATATGCTTTAATACGTAATAATGGAAATGAAACAACTCAACAATTGAGTCAGAATTCAGAAACCAAACCTGATCAAAATACATTACAGtggtacaaatatttatcatcggACAGTGAACATAATGCTTCAAACTCAAAAGAAAACTTTAACAGAG tggCAGTCAAAACACATCGTAAAGTTATAGCATCAACAACATCTGAATCCGAAAATGAAGTTGATGTAACAAAAGCGAAAAGGTTTAATCTAAAGCCAGCACGTAAAAcaactgaaaaaaatgtttttttggatGTTTTGAATACTGATACTGGTACTAACTCTGATAGTGgttctttaaacaataaaaattcacaaataaaGCTACATGAAAGTATAGAGGATAGTCCAAATTTGAGTATAAGATTAAagccaaatatttttaagaaaaaaagaggtaATAAAGTGGAAGATCGGAATATCTTTCAAGATGTACTGgcaaaaaatagcattttagACAACAGTATAAGGAAAAAATCGTTTGGACTTGATAAGGAATTCTTGCAGAATTCAACTTCTCAAAATATTGATACAAACAAGGATCATATTAATGATCAAAGGAAAGgatctataaaattatcacaagCGTTATCACTGGATAATGAAATTGATTCTTCGGATGTATCAActttgaaaaatcagaatgcaacatttgaaaataatattatgtctGATATTGATGAGACAGAGCACGGtaatgataaaagtaaaagattaGGTAAACGTATGAAATCCTATTTTTCGCGACGCGCACGAAGAAGCACAGGAAGAAATACTTTTGAAATTGCTCTGGCTGATGACAAAGATATATCAGCATTGAATGCATCTAAGAAgcaattgttaaatatttcaaaggaAAAAAACAAAGACAATATTGAAGAAGGTACGAGCAGTtcatctttaaataataatgaaattcgCAAGTCCGTGAAATTTTCAaagtcaaaaattaaatattcgagATCACATAATAAGAGCTTAAATGAAAATTCACAAAAGGAGCCATTTGAACAGAACAATACAAACGGAGAACAGACTTTAAGCATATTCACTGAACGATTATCCAATTTAAGTTCTGGTAAGGAAACTCGTTTAACGCGCAATAGTTCTAAAACGCGATTTGAAACACCGACGCCTACGAAGAAAAGAGCACGTAAAGTTACGAATGATGATTTGGAACACAACATCAATGAAGAACAAAATTCAGACACATTGGTCAAACGATTACCCAACTCAAGTTCTGGTAAGGAAACTCGTTTAACGCGCAATACTTCTAGAATTCGATCTGAAACACCGACGCCTACGAAGAAAGGAGCACGTAAAGTTACGAATGATGATTTGGAACACAACATCAATGAAGAACAAAATTCAGACACATTGGTCAAACGATTACCCAACTCAAGTTCTGGTAAGAAAACTCGTTTAACGCGCAATACTTCTAGAATTCGATCTGAAACATCGACGCCTACGAAGAAAAGAGCACGTGAAATTACAAATGATAATTCGGACTATGACATGAATAAAGAGCAGGATTCAAGCACATTGGACAAAGAATTATCCAAATCAAGTTCTGGTAAGGAAGCTCGTTTAACACATAATAGTTCCCGAAGTCGATACAAAACACCAAACTTTACAAGTGGGGCAAAATTGTCTACACAGTCTGCAAATAAGAACGTCCATATTGAAGATGTCGATGTCGATAGCGTAAGTAcgatttctgaaataaatgtagatgATTCCTTACCAATAACAAGTTCTACAAGAATTTCTTCCGCTCAAATTAATGAGGGTGTAAAAGCCCAcaaaaatgctattttattctttaatacgGCTGATGAAGAAGATGTTTTCGCGACGCAAATGGTTCAACGAAAATATTCTTCGCCAGGTAACAGAACGAGCAACAAGACAATAAATCAGCAAACATTGTCGACCGTGGTAAATCTAAATAGCATTAAAGAGAATAAAGAAACTTCACATAGGCAAAAGAGCTTGAATAGGTCATCTCAAAATGACAGCACGCCGATTAAAgcattaagtaaaaatatttctattcgtaataaattaaattcacccaaaaaattgaaaacgataaatgattttttcaaaGTGAAACAATCTTCTACAACAGTGGCTGAACCGTCTACATCAAGTAATAAGAACTTGGCGCCCTCACAAGCTTTCATTGAGAAAATAGAGAAGATTAAAATGGAGCTGGAGACAAAAAAGCGAATGAAGAGCCACGAAATGGCTGCAACTGATAAGAAAAAATGTGAGTTGAAAGTGAGAAATGCGAATCCCGTCAGTATCGTGGTAAAACAACGTGCTAAGGATAAAGTGCCTGCAAAGTCGACAAAGAAAGTGGACAAGGCGTTTCTAGTAAACGGAAAGGTCTACAAAGTACCGAGGCTTCCTCGCCCCAAGTATTGGGTCACAGATCACCTTTATAAGTTCTTGTGGAAACGCATggagaaaaagtataaatttgcaaCAAGAATAAAATCTGAGAAATTCGTGCAAGAGTTAAGCAAGATAGTCTCTTTTATCTGCAATAGTAAGAAGTACGACAGCTATAAGATGGAATTAAAAGCACTGATGAAAGAAATGGCTCGactgaatattattaagacTCGTAAcgacttttataatttttgttggGATTTTATGCCATATGAATTTCGTGTTAAAGCTGTCCCTATGTTATTACCTGGCAACAAAAGGACCATTCCTTACGATCCAGAAATGTTACATACACCATTACTCAGTGATGATCATTACGATGATTAA
- the Flo2 gene encoding flotillin-2 has translation MGNVHTCGPNEALVVSGGCCGSMRKRTIVGGYAFTWWFVTDVQRLSLEVMTLNPVCESVETAQGVPLTVTGVAQCKIMKADELLHTASEQFLGKSVHEIKSTILSTLEGHLRAILGTLSVEEVYKDRDQFAALVREVAAPDVGRMGIEILSFTIKDVYDDVQYLTSLGKAQTAAVKRDADVGVAEANRDAGIREAECEKSAMDIKYNTDTKIEDNARLYQLQKANFDQEVNTAKAEAQLAYELQAAKIKQRIRNEEIQIEVVERRKQIEVEEQEVRRKEHELQSTVRLPAEAEFYKMGRIAEGKRTQTVSAAKAEAEKIRLLGDAEAHALEAVGISEAERMRMKAAVYKKYGEAAILNITLNALPKIAAEVAAPLARTEEIVLLGGSDATSGELTRLVGQVPPAVQALTGVDLSKVLGKIPGAK, from the exons GAGGATGCTGCGGTTCGATGAGAAAGAGGACCATCGTCGGTGGATATGCATTTACCTGGTGGTTTGTCACCGATGTACAGCGATTATCACTAGAGGTGATGACCCTGAACCCGGTATGCGAGAGTGTGGAAACGGCACAGGGTGTACCACTGACGGTCACCGGCGTAGCACAGTGCAAAATCATGAAGGCTGACGAATTGTTGCACACTGCCAGTGAACAGTTTCTTGGGAAAAGTGTTCACGAAATCAAATCTACAATTCTGTCCACTCTGGAGGGTCACCTCCGAGCTATATTGG GAACGCTTTCAGTGGAAGAAGTCTATAAGGATCGTGATCAATTCGCGGCTCTCGTGCGCGAAGTCGCCGCACCGGATGTCGGTCGTATGGGAATCGAAATTCTCTCGTTCACGATAAAAGATGTTTACGATGACGTTCAATATTTGACATCACTCGGCAAAGCTCAGACGGCTGCTGTTAAAAGAGATGCCGACGTTGGTGTTGCCGAGGCGAATCGAGATGCCGGAATTAGG GAAGCGGAATGCGAGAAATCAGCGatggatattaaatataacaccGATACGAAGATAGAAGATAATGCGAGACTCTATCAGTTGCAGAAAGCTAACTTTGATCAAGAAGTAAACACAGCG AAAGCCGAGGCGCAGTTAGCTTATGAGCTTCAAGCAGCGAAGATAAAACAGCGAATACGAAATGAAGAGATACAAATAGAAGTTGTGGAAAGACGCAAACAAATCGAAGTTGAGGAACAGGAGGTACGCCGAAAGGAGCATGAACTTCAGAGTACAGTGCGATTACCAGCCGAAGCTGAATTCTATAAAATGGGAAGAATAGCTGAAGGAAAAAG AACTCAAACTGTGAGCGCGGCGAAAGCCGAAGCTGAGAAGATCCGTTTGCTCGGAGATGCTGAAGCTCATGCTCTGGAAGCTGTCGGTATATCGGAAGCCGAACGTATGCGAATGAAAGCAGCAGTCTACAAGAAGTACGGTGAAGCGGCAATACTCAACATCACTTTGAACGCTTTGCCAAAG ATTGCAGCTGAAGTTGCGGCGCCATTAGCAAGAACAGAAGAGATCGTGCTTCTCGGTGGAAGCGACGCAACTAGCGGAGAACTTACACGTCTCGTAGGCCAAGTACCGCCAGCTGTACAAGCATTAACTGGTGTAGATCTTTCTAAA GTGCTAGGAAAAATACCAGGCGCAAAGTAA